The following are encoded in a window of Lagenorhynchus albirostris chromosome 3, mLagAlb1.1, whole genome shotgun sequence genomic DNA:
- the SHROOM1 gene encoding protein Shroom1 isoform X2 has protein sequence MEALGPGGDCASPASSTRSLDLRRLSARADSAYSSFSAASGGPEPRTPSPGTHQLPYLDWDYVRVVWGGPAPTAGLRTSPQPRPAAAARSGPRPPEIRGTPGPLSRQTTPLLYALAAEAEAAARAAEPPSPPASRAAYRQRLQGAQRRVLRETSFQRKELRMSLPARLRPAAPARPSAAHPRSALLSQPGGEAEPARPGAPAPVTAGRGRLANQQRQWCFSEPGKLDRVGRGGGLTGECSGEACSSSGLARPEPREWQQRTLAEFEGHQIRWLLATQPRSIEDPKPRSLRLSNAYRPAGRSQSASGEVLSPWGSPGGVMPIAQAVPQGAETPRPLFQTKLSRFLTQKEVAVVCSAEGPQSSPSDWEHRASENCIVSARLPSLPDDEVFLEEAPLVRMRSPADSHAPLGLPNSVHASDRQYGAGLGQRADQAIIPSEQPLHEHPETAGADDCWQGVNGSVSVSRPTSCSPPGTANGDIATFDPTGLLTTDPPTAAETDPLKPLPCDALRPPGNDTPGPSDHTALAWGTGQTGSRSTWPSPRLEELVQELARLDPSLSDTLTSYPSPEPSLGLLDGLIPLAEVWAAMRPACGEAGEEAAGTSASSSYLLNSTQRLPASQKETRPENLTTYAVPDEPCGPGLPEPNNSIQAKKVELADLLQKTLRELQAEQEQLQGAAQAWARRGAALEAAVGQACAPHELERFSRFMADIERVLGLLLLLGSRLDRVHRALARAGADGDPDEQASLLQRLGLLQRQQEDAKELKQHVARRERALREVLARALPADELRAYRALLVGKAAVLAQQRSLDERVRLLQDQLDTVRTDLGRRPATPRPAWPPGTRPPDKPPFPPPLI, from the exons ATGGAGGCTCTGGGTCCTGGAGGCGACTGCGCCTCGCCGGCCTCGTCCACTCGCAGCCTGGACCTGCGGCGGCTGTCCGCGCGCGCCGACTCGGCCTACAGCTCTTTCTCCGCCGCCTCTGGCGGTCCTGAGCCGCGCACACCGTCGCCGGGGACCCACCAACTTCCCTACCTGGACTGGGACTACGTGCGCGTGGTGTGGGGCGGCCCGGCCCCCACCGCCGGGCTTCGCACCTCCCCGCAGCCCCGGCCGGCGGCCGCCGCACGCAGTGGGCCTCGTCCCCCCGAGATCCGGGGGACCCCGGGGCCGCTCAGCCGCCAGACCACCCCGCTGCTGTACGCGCTGGCGGCCGAGGCGGAGGCCGCGGCGCGGGCAGCCGAGCCGCCCAGTCCGCCCGCGTCGCGGGCCGCCTACCGCCAGCGGCTGCAGGGCGCGCAGCGGCGAGTGCTCCGGGAGACGTCCTTCCAGCGCAAGGAGCTCCGCATGAGCCTGCCCGCCCGTCTGCGGCCCGCGGCCCCCGCGCGGCCCTCCGCCGCGCACCCGCGCTCTGCCTTGCTCAGCCAACCCGGCGGGGAAGCGGAGCCGGCGCGCCCCGGGGCTCCCGCGCCGGTAACCGCCGGCAGGGGACGCCTCGCCAACCAGCAGCGGCAATGGTGCTTCTCAGAGCCGGGAAAGCTGGATCGCGTGGGTCGGGGCGGTGGGTTGACGGGGGAATGCTCGGGGGAGGCCTGCTCCAGCTCTGGCCTCGCCAGGCCAGAGCCCCGGGAATGGCAGCAGCGGACGCTGGCAGAGTTCGAAGGTCACCAGATCAGATGGCTGCTTGCGACCCAGCCCCGAAGCATAGAGGACCCGAAACCCCGGTCCTTGAGGCTCAGCAATGCCTATAGGCCTGCTGGTCGGAGTCAGAGCGCTTCGGGGGAAGTCTTGTCCCCCTGGGGAAGTCCAGGAGGGGTCATGCCCATTGCCCAG GCTGTTCCCCAAGGAGCAGAAACCCCCAGACCATTGTTTCAGACCAAACTTTCCAG GTTCCTGACTCAGAAGGAAGTTGCAGTGGTGTGTTCTGCAGAGGGCCCCCAGAGCAGTCCCTCCGACTGGGAGCATAGGGCCTCAGAGAACTGCATTGTGTCTGCCCGGCTCCCATCCCTTCCTGATGATGAAGTTTTCCTGGAAGAAGCCCCGCTGGTCAGAATGAGATCACCTGCAGACTCCCATGCTCCCCTGGGGCTCCCAAACAG TGTCCATGCCTCTGACCGGCAGTATGGAGCTGGCTTGGGTCAGAGGGCTGACCAGGCTATAATCCCCTCAGAGCAGCCCCTCCATGAGCATCCAGAGACTGCAGGGGCGGATGACTGTTGGCAGGGGGTAAACGGTTCTGTGAGTGTCTCCAGACCTACAAGCTGTAGTCCCCCTGGGACTGCAAATGGTGACATTGCAACCTTTGACCCCACTGGACTGCTGACCACTGATCCCCCCACAGCTGCAGAGACTGACCCCCTCAAACCTCTCCCATGTGATGCCCTGAGACCTCCAGGCAATGATACCCCGGGGCCTTCTGACCACACTGCCCTGGCTTGGGGCACTGGCCAGACTGGTTCCAGGTCAACATGGCCCAGTCCACGCCTCGAGGAGCTGGTTCAGGAGCTGGCCAGATTGGATCCCTCTCTGAGTGACACTCTCACCTCCTATCCCAGCCCGGAGCCATCCCTGGGCCTGCTGGATGGGCTGATTCCTTTAGCCGAGGTCTGGGCTGCAATGAGGCCAGCCTGTGGAGAGGCTGGAGAGGAAGCAGCTGGTACTTCTGCGTCAAG CTCTTACCTACTTAACTCCACCCAGCGCCTGCCAGCTTCTCAGAAGGAGACAAGGCCTGAAAACCTTACCACCTACGCTGTGCCTGACGAGCCATGCGGCCCGGGTCTCCCCGAGCCAAATAACAGCATCCAAGCCAAGAAA GTGGAGCTGGCGGACCTCCTTCAAAAGACGCTAAGGGAGCTTCAGGCCGAGCAGGAGCAGCTGCAGGGAGCGGCCCAGGCTTGGGCCAGGCGCGGGGCTGCCCTGGAGGCCGCGGTCGGCCAGGCCTGTGCACCCCACGAGCTCGAGCGGTTCAGCCGGTTCATGGCCGACATAGAGCGCGTGCTtggcctcctgctgctgctgggcaGTCGCCTGGACCGCGTGCACCGCGCCCTGGCCCGGGCGGGCGCAGACGGCGACCCTGACGAGCAG GCCTCTCTGCTGCAGCGACTGGGGCTCCTGCAGCGGCAGCAGGAAGACGCCAAGGAGTTGAAGCAGCATGTGGCACGGCGCGAGCGGGCCCTGCGCGAGGTGCTGGCGCGCGCACTTCCCGCCGACGAACTGCGCGCCTATCGCGCCCTGTTGGTCGGCAAGGCCGCTGTCCTGGCCCAGCAGCGCAGCCTGGACGAGCGGGTCCGCCTCCTTCAGGACCAACTGGACACAGTCAGGACCGACCTTGGCCGTCGTCCTGCGACTCCCAGGCCGGCCTGGCCCCCAGGCACCCGTCCTCCGGATAAAccgcccttcccccctcccctcatctAG
- the SHROOM1 gene encoding protein Shroom1 isoform X1: protein MEALGPGGDCASPASSTRSLDLRRLSARADSAYSSFSAASGGPEPRTPSPGTHQLPYLDWDYVRVVWGGPAPTAGLRTSPQPRPAAAARSGPRPPEIRGTPGPLSRQTTPLLYALAAEAEAAARAAEPPSPPASRAAYRQRLQGAQRRVLRETSFQRKELRMSLPARLRPAAPARPSAAHPRSALLSQPGGEAEPARPGAPAPVTAGRGRLANQQRQWCFSEPGKLDRVGRGGGLTGECSGEACSSSGLARPEPREWQQRTLAEFEGHQIRWLLATQPRSIEDPKPRSLRLSNAYRPAGRSQSASGEVLSPWGSPGGVMPIAQAVPQGAETPRPLFQTKLSRTRIFLPGPSGQCGVPASRFLTQKEVAVVCSAEGPQSSPSDWEHRASENCIVSARLPSLPDDEVFLEEAPLVRMRSPADSHAPLGLPNSVHASDRQYGAGLGQRADQAIIPSEQPLHEHPETAGADDCWQGVNGSVSVSRPTSCSPPGTANGDIATFDPTGLLTTDPPTAAETDPLKPLPCDALRPPGNDTPGPSDHTALAWGTGQTGSRSTWPSPRLEELVQELARLDPSLSDTLTSYPSPEPSLGLLDGLIPLAEVWAAMRPACGEAGEEAAGTSASSSYLLNSTQRLPASQKETRPENLTTYAVPDEPCGPGLPEPNNSIQAKKVELADLLQKTLRELQAEQEQLQGAAQAWARRGAALEAAVGQACAPHELERFSRFMADIERVLGLLLLLGSRLDRVHRALARAGADGDPDEQASLLQRLGLLQRQQEDAKELKQHVARRERALREVLARALPADELRAYRALLVGKAAVLAQQRSLDERVRLLQDQLDTVRTDLGRRPATPRPAWPPGTRPPDKPPFPPPLI, encoded by the exons ATGGAGGCTCTGGGTCCTGGAGGCGACTGCGCCTCGCCGGCCTCGTCCACTCGCAGCCTGGACCTGCGGCGGCTGTCCGCGCGCGCCGACTCGGCCTACAGCTCTTTCTCCGCCGCCTCTGGCGGTCCTGAGCCGCGCACACCGTCGCCGGGGACCCACCAACTTCCCTACCTGGACTGGGACTACGTGCGCGTGGTGTGGGGCGGCCCGGCCCCCACCGCCGGGCTTCGCACCTCCCCGCAGCCCCGGCCGGCGGCCGCCGCACGCAGTGGGCCTCGTCCCCCCGAGATCCGGGGGACCCCGGGGCCGCTCAGCCGCCAGACCACCCCGCTGCTGTACGCGCTGGCGGCCGAGGCGGAGGCCGCGGCGCGGGCAGCCGAGCCGCCCAGTCCGCCCGCGTCGCGGGCCGCCTACCGCCAGCGGCTGCAGGGCGCGCAGCGGCGAGTGCTCCGGGAGACGTCCTTCCAGCGCAAGGAGCTCCGCATGAGCCTGCCCGCCCGTCTGCGGCCCGCGGCCCCCGCGCGGCCCTCCGCCGCGCACCCGCGCTCTGCCTTGCTCAGCCAACCCGGCGGGGAAGCGGAGCCGGCGCGCCCCGGGGCTCCCGCGCCGGTAACCGCCGGCAGGGGACGCCTCGCCAACCAGCAGCGGCAATGGTGCTTCTCAGAGCCGGGAAAGCTGGATCGCGTGGGTCGGGGCGGTGGGTTGACGGGGGAATGCTCGGGGGAGGCCTGCTCCAGCTCTGGCCTCGCCAGGCCAGAGCCCCGGGAATGGCAGCAGCGGACGCTGGCAGAGTTCGAAGGTCACCAGATCAGATGGCTGCTTGCGACCCAGCCCCGAAGCATAGAGGACCCGAAACCCCGGTCCTTGAGGCTCAGCAATGCCTATAGGCCTGCTGGTCGGAGTCAGAGCGCTTCGGGGGAAGTCTTGTCCCCCTGGGGAAGTCCAGGAGGGGTCATGCCCATTGCCCAG GCTGTTCCCCAAGGAGCAGAAACCCCCAGACCATTGTTTCAGACCAAACTTTCCAG AACCAGAATCTTCCTTCCTGGTCCCTCTGGTCAGTGTGGGGTCCCTGCTTCCAGGTTCCTGACTCAGAAGGAAGTTGCAGTGGTGTGTTCTGCAGAGGGCCCCCAGAGCAGTCCCTCCGACTGGGAGCATAGGGCCTCAGAGAACTGCATTGTGTCTGCCCGGCTCCCATCCCTTCCTGATGATGAAGTTTTCCTGGAAGAAGCCCCGCTGGTCAGAATGAGATCACCTGCAGACTCCCATGCTCCCCTGGGGCTCCCAAACAG TGTCCATGCCTCTGACCGGCAGTATGGAGCTGGCTTGGGTCAGAGGGCTGACCAGGCTATAATCCCCTCAGAGCAGCCCCTCCATGAGCATCCAGAGACTGCAGGGGCGGATGACTGTTGGCAGGGGGTAAACGGTTCTGTGAGTGTCTCCAGACCTACAAGCTGTAGTCCCCCTGGGACTGCAAATGGTGACATTGCAACCTTTGACCCCACTGGACTGCTGACCACTGATCCCCCCACAGCTGCAGAGACTGACCCCCTCAAACCTCTCCCATGTGATGCCCTGAGACCTCCAGGCAATGATACCCCGGGGCCTTCTGACCACACTGCCCTGGCTTGGGGCACTGGCCAGACTGGTTCCAGGTCAACATGGCCCAGTCCACGCCTCGAGGAGCTGGTTCAGGAGCTGGCCAGATTGGATCCCTCTCTGAGTGACACTCTCACCTCCTATCCCAGCCCGGAGCCATCCCTGGGCCTGCTGGATGGGCTGATTCCTTTAGCCGAGGTCTGGGCTGCAATGAGGCCAGCCTGTGGAGAGGCTGGAGAGGAAGCAGCTGGTACTTCTGCGTCAAG CTCTTACCTACTTAACTCCACCCAGCGCCTGCCAGCTTCTCAGAAGGAGACAAGGCCTGAAAACCTTACCACCTACGCTGTGCCTGACGAGCCATGCGGCCCGGGTCTCCCCGAGCCAAATAACAGCATCCAAGCCAAGAAA GTGGAGCTGGCGGACCTCCTTCAAAAGACGCTAAGGGAGCTTCAGGCCGAGCAGGAGCAGCTGCAGGGAGCGGCCCAGGCTTGGGCCAGGCGCGGGGCTGCCCTGGAGGCCGCGGTCGGCCAGGCCTGTGCACCCCACGAGCTCGAGCGGTTCAGCCGGTTCATGGCCGACATAGAGCGCGTGCTtggcctcctgctgctgctgggcaGTCGCCTGGACCGCGTGCACCGCGCCCTGGCCCGGGCGGGCGCAGACGGCGACCCTGACGAGCAG GCCTCTCTGCTGCAGCGACTGGGGCTCCTGCAGCGGCAGCAGGAAGACGCCAAGGAGTTGAAGCAGCATGTGGCACGGCGCGAGCGGGCCCTGCGCGAGGTGCTGGCGCGCGCACTTCCCGCCGACGAACTGCGCGCCTATCGCGCCCTGTTGGTCGGCAAGGCCGCTGTCCTGGCCCAGCAGCGCAGCCTGGACGAGCGGGTCCGCCTCCTTCAGGACCAACTGGACACAGTCAGGACCGACCTTGGCCGTCGTCCTGCGACTCCCAGGCCGGCCTGGCCCCCAGGCACCCGTCCTCCGGATAAAccgcccttcccccctcccctcatctAG
- the SHROOM1 gene encoding protein Shroom1 isoform X3 produces the protein MEALGPGGDCASPASSTRSLDLRRLSARADSAYSSFSAASGGPEPRTPSPGTHQLPYLDWDYVRVVWGGPAPTAGLRTSPQPRPAAAARSGPRPPEIRGTPGPLSRQTTPLLYALAAEAEAAARAAEPPSPPASRAAYRQRLQGAQRRVLRETSFQRKELRMSLPARLRPAAPARPSAAHPRSALLSQPGGEAEPARPGAPAPVTAGRGRLANQQRQWCFSEPGKLDRVGRGGGLTGECSGEACSSSGLARPEPREWQQRTLAEFEGHQIRWLLATQPRSIEDPKPRSLRLSNAYRPAGRSQSASGEVLSPWGSPGGVMPIAQAVPQGAETPRPLFQTKLSSVHASDRQYGAGLGQRADQAIIPSEQPLHEHPETAGADDCWQGVNGSVSVSRPTSCSPPGTANGDIATFDPTGLLTTDPPTAAETDPLKPLPCDALRPPGNDTPGPSDHTALAWGTGQTGSRSTWPSPRLEELVQELARLDPSLSDTLTSYPSPEPSLGLLDGLIPLAEVWAAMRPACGEAGEEAAGTSASSSYLLNSTQRLPASQKETRPENLTTYAVPDEPCGPGLPEPNNSIQAKKVELADLLQKTLRELQAEQEQLQGAAQAWARRGAALEAAVGQACAPHELERFSRFMADIERVLGLLLLLGSRLDRVHRALARAGADGDPDEQASLLQRLGLLQRQQEDAKELKQHVARRERALREVLARALPADELRAYRALLVGKAAVLAQQRSLDERVRLLQDQLDTVRTDLGRRPATPRPAWPPGTRPPDKPPFPPPLI, from the exons ATGGAGGCTCTGGGTCCTGGAGGCGACTGCGCCTCGCCGGCCTCGTCCACTCGCAGCCTGGACCTGCGGCGGCTGTCCGCGCGCGCCGACTCGGCCTACAGCTCTTTCTCCGCCGCCTCTGGCGGTCCTGAGCCGCGCACACCGTCGCCGGGGACCCACCAACTTCCCTACCTGGACTGGGACTACGTGCGCGTGGTGTGGGGCGGCCCGGCCCCCACCGCCGGGCTTCGCACCTCCCCGCAGCCCCGGCCGGCGGCCGCCGCACGCAGTGGGCCTCGTCCCCCCGAGATCCGGGGGACCCCGGGGCCGCTCAGCCGCCAGACCACCCCGCTGCTGTACGCGCTGGCGGCCGAGGCGGAGGCCGCGGCGCGGGCAGCCGAGCCGCCCAGTCCGCCCGCGTCGCGGGCCGCCTACCGCCAGCGGCTGCAGGGCGCGCAGCGGCGAGTGCTCCGGGAGACGTCCTTCCAGCGCAAGGAGCTCCGCATGAGCCTGCCCGCCCGTCTGCGGCCCGCGGCCCCCGCGCGGCCCTCCGCCGCGCACCCGCGCTCTGCCTTGCTCAGCCAACCCGGCGGGGAAGCGGAGCCGGCGCGCCCCGGGGCTCCCGCGCCGGTAACCGCCGGCAGGGGACGCCTCGCCAACCAGCAGCGGCAATGGTGCTTCTCAGAGCCGGGAAAGCTGGATCGCGTGGGTCGGGGCGGTGGGTTGACGGGGGAATGCTCGGGGGAGGCCTGCTCCAGCTCTGGCCTCGCCAGGCCAGAGCCCCGGGAATGGCAGCAGCGGACGCTGGCAGAGTTCGAAGGTCACCAGATCAGATGGCTGCTTGCGACCCAGCCCCGAAGCATAGAGGACCCGAAACCCCGGTCCTTGAGGCTCAGCAATGCCTATAGGCCTGCTGGTCGGAGTCAGAGCGCTTCGGGGGAAGTCTTGTCCCCCTGGGGAAGTCCAGGAGGGGTCATGCCCATTGCCCAG GCTGTTCCCCAAGGAGCAGAAACCCCCAGACCATTGTTTCAGACCAAACTTTCCAG TGTCCATGCCTCTGACCGGCAGTATGGAGCTGGCTTGGGTCAGAGGGCTGACCAGGCTATAATCCCCTCAGAGCAGCCCCTCCATGAGCATCCAGAGACTGCAGGGGCGGATGACTGTTGGCAGGGGGTAAACGGTTCTGTGAGTGTCTCCAGACCTACAAGCTGTAGTCCCCCTGGGACTGCAAATGGTGACATTGCAACCTTTGACCCCACTGGACTGCTGACCACTGATCCCCCCACAGCTGCAGAGACTGACCCCCTCAAACCTCTCCCATGTGATGCCCTGAGACCTCCAGGCAATGATACCCCGGGGCCTTCTGACCACACTGCCCTGGCTTGGGGCACTGGCCAGACTGGTTCCAGGTCAACATGGCCCAGTCCACGCCTCGAGGAGCTGGTTCAGGAGCTGGCCAGATTGGATCCCTCTCTGAGTGACACTCTCACCTCCTATCCCAGCCCGGAGCCATCCCTGGGCCTGCTGGATGGGCTGATTCCTTTAGCCGAGGTCTGGGCTGCAATGAGGCCAGCCTGTGGAGAGGCTGGAGAGGAAGCAGCTGGTACTTCTGCGTCAAG CTCTTACCTACTTAACTCCACCCAGCGCCTGCCAGCTTCTCAGAAGGAGACAAGGCCTGAAAACCTTACCACCTACGCTGTGCCTGACGAGCCATGCGGCCCGGGTCTCCCCGAGCCAAATAACAGCATCCAAGCCAAGAAA GTGGAGCTGGCGGACCTCCTTCAAAAGACGCTAAGGGAGCTTCAGGCCGAGCAGGAGCAGCTGCAGGGAGCGGCCCAGGCTTGGGCCAGGCGCGGGGCTGCCCTGGAGGCCGCGGTCGGCCAGGCCTGTGCACCCCACGAGCTCGAGCGGTTCAGCCGGTTCATGGCCGACATAGAGCGCGTGCTtggcctcctgctgctgctgggcaGTCGCCTGGACCGCGTGCACCGCGCCCTGGCCCGGGCGGGCGCAGACGGCGACCCTGACGAGCAG GCCTCTCTGCTGCAGCGACTGGGGCTCCTGCAGCGGCAGCAGGAAGACGCCAAGGAGTTGAAGCAGCATGTGGCACGGCGCGAGCGGGCCCTGCGCGAGGTGCTGGCGCGCGCACTTCCCGCCGACGAACTGCGCGCCTATCGCGCCCTGTTGGTCGGCAAGGCCGCTGTCCTGGCCCAGCAGCGCAGCCTGGACGAGCGGGTCCGCCTCCTTCAGGACCAACTGGACACAGTCAGGACCGACCTTGGCCGTCGTCCTGCGACTCCCAGGCCGGCCTGGCCCCCAGGCACCCGTCCTCCGGATAAAccgcccttcccccctcccctcatctAG
- the SHROOM1 gene encoding protein Shroom1 isoform X4: protein MEALGPGGDCASPASSTRSLDLRRLSARADSAYSSFSAASGGPEPRTPSPGTHQLPYLDWDYVRVVWGGPAPTAGLRTSPQPRPAAAARSGPRPPEIRGTPGPLSRQTTPLLYALAAEAEAAARAAEPPSPPASRAAYRQRLQGAQRRVLRETSFQRKELRMSLPARLRPAAPARPSAAHPRSALLSQPGGEAEPARPGAPAPVTAGRGRLANQQRQWCFSEPGKLDRVGRGGGLTGECSGEACSSSGLARPEPREWQQRTLAEFEGHQIRWLLATQPRSIEDPKPRSLRLSNAYRPAGRSQSASGEVLSPWGSPGGVMPIAQAVPQGAETPRPLFQTKLSSPEPSLGLLDGLIPLAEVWAAMRPACGEAGEEAAGTSASSSYLLNSTQRLPASQKETRPENLTTYAVPDEPCGPGLPEPNNSIQAKKVELADLLQKTLRELQAEQEQLQGAAQAWARRGAALEAAVGQACAPHELERFSRFMADIERVLGLLLLLGSRLDRVHRALARAGADGDPDEQASLLQRLGLLQRQQEDAKELKQHVARRERALREVLARALPADELRAYRALLVGKAAVLAQQRSLDERVRLLQDQLDTVRTDLGRRPATPRPAWPPGTRPPDKPPFPPPLI from the exons ATGGAGGCTCTGGGTCCTGGAGGCGACTGCGCCTCGCCGGCCTCGTCCACTCGCAGCCTGGACCTGCGGCGGCTGTCCGCGCGCGCCGACTCGGCCTACAGCTCTTTCTCCGCCGCCTCTGGCGGTCCTGAGCCGCGCACACCGTCGCCGGGGACCCACCAACTTCCCTACCTGGACTGGGACTACGTGCGCGTGGTGTGGGGCGGCCCGGCCCCCACCGCCGGGCTTCGCACCTCCCCGCAGCCCCGGCCGGCGGCCGCCGCACGCAGTGGGCCTCGTCCCCCCGAGATCCGGGGGACCCCGGGGCCGCTCAGCCGCCAGACCACCCCGCTGCTGTACGCGCTGGCGGCCGAGGCGGAGGCCGCGGCGCGGGCAGCCGAGCCGCCCAGTCCGCCCGCGTCGCGGGCCGCCTACCGCCAGCGGCTGCAGGGCGCGCAGCGGCGAGTGCTCCGGGAGACGTCCTTCCAGCGCAAGGAGCTCCGCATGAGCCTGCCCGCCCGTCTGCGGCCCGCGGCCCCCGCGCGGCCCTCCGCCGCGCACCCGCGCTCTGCCTTGCTCAGCCAACCCGGCGGGGAAGCGGAGCCGGCGCGCCCCGGGGCTCCCGCGCCGGTAACCGCCGGCAGGGGACGCCTCGCCAACCAGCAGCGGCAATGGTGCTTCTCAGAGCCGGGAAAGCTGGATCGCGTGGGTCGGGGCGGTGGGTTGACGGGGGAATGCTCGGGGGAGGCCTGCTCCAGCTCTGGCCTCGCCAGGCCAGAGCCCCGGGAATGGCAGCAGCGGACGCTGGCAGAGTTCGAAGGTCACCAGATCAGATGGCTGCTTGCGACCCAGCCCCGAAGCATAGAGGACCCGAAACCCCGGTCCTTGAGGCTCAGCAATGCCTATAGGCCTGCTGGTCGGAGTCAGAGCGCTTCGGGGGAAGTCTTGTCCCCCTGGGGAAGTCCAGGAGGGGTCATGCCCATTGCCCAG GCTGTTCCCCAAGGAGCAGAAACCCCCAGACCATTGTTTCAGACCAAACTTTCCAG CCCGGAGCCATCCCTGGGCCTGCTGGATGGGCTGATTCCTTTAGCCGAGGTCTGGGCTGCAATGAGGCCAGCCTGTGGAGAGGCTGGAGAGGAAGCAGCTGGTACTTCTGCGTCAAG CTCTTACCTACTTAACTCCACCCAGCGCCTGCCAGCTTCTCAGAAGGAGACAAGGCCTGAAAACCTTACCACCTACGCTGTGCCTGACGAGCCATGCGGCCCGGGTCTCCCCGAGCCAAATAACAGCATCCAAGCCAAGAAA GTGGAGCTGGCGGACCTCCTTCAAAAGACGCTAAGGGAGCTTCAGGCCGAGCAGGAGCAGCTGCAGGGAGCGGCCCAGGCTTGGGCCAGGCGCGGGGCTGCCCTGGAGGCCGCGGTCGGCCAGGCCTGTGCACCCCACGAGCTCGAGCGGTTCAGCCGGTTCATGGCCGACATAGAGCGCGTGCTtggcctcctgctgctgctgggcaGTCGCCTGGACCGCGTGCACCGCGCCCTGGCCCGGGCGGGCGCAGACGGCGACCCTGACGAGCAG GCCTCTCTGCTGCAGCGACTGGGGCTCCTGCAGCGGCAGCAGGAAGACGCCAAGGAGTTGAAGCAGCATGTGGCACGGCGCGAGCGGGCCCTGCGCGAGGTGCTGGCGCGCGCACTTCCCGCCGACGAACTGCGCGCCTATCGCGCCCTGTTGGTCGGCAAGGCCGCTGTCCTGGCCCAGCAGCGCAGCCTGGACGAGCGGGTCCGCCTCCTTCAGGACCAACTGGACACAGTCAGGACCGACCTTGGCCGTCGTCCTGCGACTCCCAGGCCGGCCTGGCCCCCAGGCACCCGTCCTCCGGATAAAccgcccttcccccctcccctcatctAG